One stretch of Gammaproteobacteria bacterium DNA includes these proteins:
- a CDS encoding OmpA family protein codes for MKFSTLTITLLSSVLLSACVSSGKFETALAEKDAMHQSLESAQDEISRNKEKIKKTEQELDSSKKQIAKTQDELNKLEARKLALQKELSESQEKMATLSNIEAETKRRNEIYAQFVNRLKTMIDGGQLTVSIEQGRIVINLPNNVLFKSGSAHLNPEGKEALANIALVLSQFSDRRFQIEGHTDNNPIKSARFPSNWELSTTRALTVIHLLTSMDVAPENISAAGFGEFRPRSENETEEGRKLNRRIEIVMLPNLDILSSELPKVTR; via the coding sequence ATGAAATTTAGCACACTGACAATCACGCTTCTATCTTCAGTTCTTTTATCCGCCTGTGTATCCAGCGGTAAATTCGAGACCGCACTCGCCGAAAAAGATGCCATGCACCAATCTTTGGAGAGCGCTCAAGATGAAATTAGTCGTAATAAAGAAAAAATTAAAAAAACCGAACAGGAGCTGGATTCTTCTAAAAAGCAAATTGCAAAAACTCAGGACGAGTTAAACAAACTTGAAGCAAGAAAATTGGCGCTTCAAAAGGAGCTTTCAGAGTCTCAGGAAAAAATGGCCACTCTGAGTAATATTGAAGCCGAAACTAAACGCCGTAATGAAATATATGCACAGTTTGTTAATCGATTGAAAACCATGATTGATGGGGGTCAATTAACGGTCAGCATTGAGCAGGGCCGGATTGTCATTAACCTTCCGAACAATGTTCTGTTTAAGAGTGGAAGTGCTCACTTAAACCCCGAAGGTAAAGAGGCTCTAGCTAACATTGCATTAGTACTGAGCCAGTTTTCAGACAGGCGCTTTCAAATTGAAGGACACACAGACAATAATCCGATAAAAAGCGCACGCTTTCCGAGTAATTGGGAATTATCCACAACCCGAGCTCTCACCGTCATCCACCTACTGACCAGTATGGATGTTGCCCCTGAGAATATCTCTGCGGCTGGTTTTGGTGAATTTCGCCCGAGATCTGAGAATGAAACTGAAGAAGGCCGGAAGCTTAATCGCCGGATAGAGATCGTTATGCTACCAAACCTTGATATTTTATCAAGCGAGCTACCAAAAGTAACGCGTTAG